A stretch of Candidatus Methylomirabilota bacterium DNA encodes these proteins:
- a CDS encoding enoyl-CoA hydratase/isomerase family protein — translation MLLVEVTTDNGVAWLRLNRPDALNALSTALTEALEQALERVAGQDDVSVLIVAGRGRAFCAGNDLAEMGSLSPEAAAALATRQAALMDRFSQLPQVTMAAIDGHALGGGLMLALAQDVRIASDRARFGLPEVTLGFNPAYGIARLLDIAGGGHARDLLLTGRTVHASEALRMGLLNRVVAPPTLEASAGAWAAEIAASPREGLAATKAIVRSLRAGPRGGEPEAYGAALRTSPQARERIRAFVERKGRR, via the coding sequence ATGCTGCTCGTCGAGGTCACGACGGACAACGGCGTGGCCTGGCTCCGTCTGAACCGGCCCGACGCGCTCAACGCGCTCAGCACCGCGCTCACCGAGGCGCTGGAGCAGGCGCTGGAGCGAGTGGCCGGCCAGGATGATGTCAGCGTGCTGATCGTGGCCGGGCGAGGCCGCGCCTTCTGCGCCGGCAACGACCTGGCCGAGATGGGCTCGCTGTCCCCGGAAGCGGCGGCGGCGTTGGCCACCCGTCAGGCCGCCCTGATGGACCGCTTCTCCCAGCTGCCGCAGGTGACGATGGCCGCCATCGACGGTCACGCCCTCGGCGGCGGCCTCATGCTGGCGCTCGCTCAGGACGTGCGGATCGCCTCCGATCGGGCGCGCTTCGGCCTGCCCGAGGTCACGCTGGGCTTCAATCCGGCCTACGGCATCGCCCGCCTGCTCGACATCGCCGGCGGCGGCCACGCGCGCGACTTGTTGCTCACCGGCCGCACCGTCCACGCCAGCGAGGCGCTGCGCATGGGTCTGCTGAACCGGGTGGTGGCGCCGCCCACCCTGGAGGCCAGCGCCGGCGCCTGGGCCGCCGAGATCGCCGCCTCGCCGCGCGAAGGCCTGGCGGCGACGAAGGCGATCGTGCGCAGCCTGCGGGCGGGCCCGCGGGGAGGCGAGCCGGAGGCCTACGGGGCGGCGCTGCGCACCAGCCCGCAAGCGCGCGAGCGGATTCGGGCCTTCGTGGAGCGCAAGGGCCGGAGATAG
- a CDS encoding ABC transporter substrate-binding protein, whose translation MSTTRRSFLKLVGGASAALATRLDSPPAFAQAGPVKIGVLAAKAGVTAPVGESGLRGTQFAVDRINTAGGIMGRKIELVVEEESNPKDTVERFRKLALQSKVDAVTGVASTGVGLAIGPVAEELKTIWLAWDGTTQKGVEESMPKPKYSFRSVDNEAEAVMASILTARHFKGKIKTVAGINNDYSYGRDNWAAFLAIMKKFGMGVTPVADLWPKLGETNFTSHVAALHQARPDLVFCSFWSGDAPILLKQAHAAGLTRSTKFVMTTAGGVHESLKKDFAPEGMILGYNSMYFEAPGASPLLREFTKWHHAKFKEWPNYESDHAYFTVMAYKAAVEEAGKGAGKWPTSDAVINALAGIEVESLSGRRGYRADHIMECSFFQGISTHKNRHDFVTIDPVEVMSTKQIQKPSGMGLYDWINSWKA comes from the coding sequence ATGAGCACGACGCGACGCAGCTTCCTCAAACTGGTCGGTGGTGCCTCGGCCGCGCTGGCCACACGACTGGACAGTCCGCCCGCCTTCGCGCAGGCCGGGCCCGTCAAGATCGGCGTGCTCGCCGCCAAAGCCGGGGTCACCGCCCCCGTCGGCGAATCGGGCCTCCGTGGCACGCAATTCGCCGTCGACCGCATCAACACCGCGGGCGGGATCATGGGCCGGAAGATCGAACTGGTCGTCGAGGAGGAATCCAACCCCAAGGACACCGTGGAGCGCTTCCGCAAGCTCGCGCTCCAGAGCAAGGTCGACGCGGTGACCGGCGTCGCGTCGACGGGCGTGGGGCTCGCCATCGGCCCGGTGGCCGAGGAGCTGAAGACCATCTGGCTGGCCTGGGACGGCACCACCCAGAAGGGCGTCGAGGAGTCGATGCCGAAACCGAAGTACTCCTTCCGCAGCGTCGACAACGAGGCCGAGGCGGTGATGGCCTCGATCCTCACGGCCCGGCACTTCAAGGGCAAGATCAAGACCGTGGCCGGGATCAACAACGATTACTCCTACGGCCGGGACAACTGGGCCGCCTTCCTGGCCATCATGAAGAAGTTCGGGATGGGGGTGACGCCGGTGGCCGACCTGTGGCCGAAGCTCGGCGAGACCAACTTCACCTCTCACGTCGCCGCCCTGCACCAGGCCAGGCCCGATCTCGTCTTCTGCTCCTTCTGGTCGGGCGACGCGCCGATTTTATTGAAGCAGGCCCACGCGGCCGGGCTCACCCGCTCGACGAAGTTCGTCATGACCACCGCCGGCGGCGTGCACGAGTCGCTGAAGAAGGACTTCGCCCCCGAAGGCATGATCCTCGGCTACAACTCCATGTACTTCGAGGCGCCCGGGGCCAGCCCCCTGCTGCGCGAGTTCACCAAGTGGCACCACGCTAAGTTCAAGGAGTGGCCCAACTACGAGTCCGACCACGCCTACTTCACGGTCATGGCATACAAGGCCGCCGTGGAGGAGGCGGGCAAGGGCGCGGGGAAGTGGCCCACGTCGGATGCCGTGATCAACGCGCTGGCCGGGATCGAGGTGGAGTCGCTGTCAGGGCGGCGCGGCTATCGGGCCGATCACATCATGGAATGCAGCTTCTTTCAGGGCATCAGCACCCACAAGAACCGCCACGACTTCGTGACCATCGACCCGGTGGAGGTCATGTCCACCAAGCAGATTCAGAAGCCGTCGGGCATGGGTCTCTACGACTGGATCAACTCCTGGAAAGCGTGA
- a CDS encoding branched-chain amino acid ABC transporter permease, which translates to MAQSLNIVLGGVFHAAVLFLVAAGLQLVFGVQKILNLACGSFYALGAYFGVSLVSWALGAGLPAPLFVLVLVAAGVLLAVLGPPIERLLRTIYDRDESLQLLLTFALVLMFEDVIRFFWGSAPHQLAGAVYLVYGQLTLGRLTIPVYNLIVIAAGGAIAAGMGWLLIRTRFGRIVRAAAENRRMAEALGVDMGWVYSRVFTLGVALGTVGGALVIPATAAVNEMGIDLIVEAFAVVVIGGLGSMRGAFAGALVVGILRAVAIATYPEVEMLAIYVIVIGVLILRPAGLFARAAT; encoded by the coding sequence ATCGCCCAGAGTCTCAACATCGTGCTCGGCGGCGTGTTCCACGCCGCCGTGCTGTTTCTGGTGGCCGCGGGGCTGCAGCTCGTCTTCGGCGTGCAGAAGATCCTCAATCTAGCCTGCGGCTCGTTCTACGCGCTGGGGGCGTACTTCGGCGTCTCCCTGGTCTCGTGGGCGCTGGGGGCGGGCCTGCCCGCCCCGCTGTTCGTCCTCGTGCTGGTGGCCGCCGGCGTCCTGCTGGCCGTCCTCGGCCCGCCGATCGAGCGTCTGTTGCGGACCATCTACGACCGTGACGAGAGCCTGCAGCTCTTGCTCACCTTCGCGCTGGTGCTCATGTTCGAGGACGTCATCCGGTTCTTCTGGGGCAGCGCGCCCCATCAACTCGCCGGGGCGGTGTATCTGGTGTACGGCCAGCTCACCCTCGGCCGCCTCACCATTCCCGTCTACAACCTGATCGTCATCGCGGCCGGCGGAGCCATCGCCGCCGGCATGGGCTGGCTGCTCATCCGCACGCGCTTCGGGCGCATTGTGCGGGCGGCGGCGGAGAACCGCCGGATGGCCGAGGCGCTCGGCGTGGACATGGGGTGGGTGTACTCGCGGGTCTTCACCCTCGGCGTGGCGCTGGGCACGGTGGGTGGCGCCCTGGTCATCCCGGCCACGGCGGCGGTGAACGAGATGGGTATCGACCTCATCGTGGAGGCGTTCGCCGTGGTGGTGATCGGCGGCCTGGGTAGCATGCGCGGCGCCTTCGCCGGCGCGCTCGTCGTGGGCATCCTCCGGGCGGTGGCGATCGCCACCTACCCGGAGGTGGAGATGCTGGCCATCTACGTGATCGTCATCGGTGTGCTCATCCTGAGGCCGGCCGGCCTGTTCGCCAGGGCCGCGACGTGA
- a CDS encoding branched-chain amino acid ABC transporter permease, with product MIPRFVLALAVVGVALVPLAGQDYYATLMLPFFGYGIALLGLNLLFGYTGLLSFGHALFVAVGAYTAAYLTGVFGVRQFELILLAAAGTAALVAVPTGLVAVRYVKIYFGMLTLAFGMLFYSFLFKFYHLTGGDEGMRVLRPVLLGQPLAGMDTVPFLVGPYYYYCLGLLILAALVMWRIVSSPFGLCLRVIRENPAKAEALGLSARRYRFYAFVIAAVFGGVGGVLLAVPTGLADPLLAYWTHSGNLVFMLLLGGFANFFGPILGALVFIFLQDQVMSFTQYWRFVFGAILAVVVIFFPRGLMGLWSSEGA from the coding sequence GTGATCCCCCGGTTCGTCCTGGCCCTGGCCGTGGTCGGCGTGGCGCTGGTGCCGCTGGCCGGGCAGGACTACTACGCCACGCTGATGCTGCCGTTCTTCGGTTACGGCATCGCGCTGCTCGGGCTGAACCTCCTGTTCGGCTACACGGGCCTGCTGTCGTTCGGCCACGCCCTGTTCGTCGCGGTGGGCGCCTACACGGCCGCCTACCTGACCGGCGTCTTCGGGGTCCGGCAGTTCGAGCTCATCCTGCTCGCCGCCGCCGGGACGGCCGCCCTGGTGGCCGTGCCTACCGGCCTCGTCGCCGTGCGCTACGTGAAGATCTACTTCGGCATGCTGACGCTGGCCTTCGGCATGCTGTTCTACTCGTTCCTCTTCAAGTTCTACCATCTCACCGGGGGGGACGAGGGCATGCGGGTGCTGCGGCCCGTCCTGCTCGGCCAGCCGCTGGCCGGGATGGACACCGTGCCGTTCCTCGTCGGCCCCTATTACTACTACTGCCTGGGCCTGCTCATCCTGGCCGCGCTGGTGATGTGGCGGATCGTCTCGTCCCCGTTCGGCCTGTGCCTGCGCGTCATCCGAGAGAACCCGGCCAAGGCCGAGGCGCTGGGCTTGAGCGCGCGCCGCTACCGCTTCTATGCGTTCGTGATCGCCGCCGTCTTCGGCGGCGTGGGCGGCGTGCTGCTCGCCGTGCCCACCGGGCTGGCCGATCCGCTGCTCGCCTACTGGACCCACTCCGGGAATCTCGTGTTCATGCTGTTACTGGGCGGCTTCGCGAACTTCTTCGGTCCCATCCTGGGCGCCCTGGTCTTCATCTTCCTGCAAGACCAGGTGATGTCGTTCACGCAATACTGGCGCTTCGTGTTCGGCGCCATCCTGGCCGTCGTCGTGATCTTCTTCCCGCGCGGGCTCATGGGGCTCTGGTCCTCGGAGGGAGCCTGA
- a CDS encoding ABC transporter ATP-binding protein encodes MALLQAVEVTKFYGDVCALAGVSLRVSAGEFVSIIGPNGAGKTTLVNVLAGLTAPSGGAVRFKDRDVVGIGPARLARLGMARSFQLVTIFPGLTVEETIAAAALSRLGRAGRLWARLAADADVRAEVHEVARLFGLDRHLGRPARTLPQGDKKLLDVASAFALHPDIILLDEPTSGVSTGDKHLIMETLVSAARRIGIQAIVQVEHDMDIVFGYSDRIVALHEGRVLADGPPERIRADAQVVATVLGRTEPHAPGAAHPRSDPSARHPLQ; translated from the coding sequence ATGGCGCTGCTGCAGGCGGTGGAGGTCACCAAGTTCTACGGCGACGTGTGCGCGCTGGCCGGCGTGTCGTTGAGGGTGAGCGCGGGCGAGTTCGTCTCCATCATCGGCCCCAACGGGGCCGGCAAGACCACGCTGGTCAACGTCCTGGCGGGGCTGACCGCTCCGTCGGGCGGCGCCGTACGCTTCAAGGACCGGGACGTGGTCGGCATCGGGCCGGCCCGCCTGGCCCGCCTGGGCATGGCGCGCTCGTTCCAGCTCGTGACGATCTTCCCGGGCCTCACCGTGGAGGAGACCATCGCGGCCGCCGCGCTGTCGCGCCTGGGACGCGCAGGCCGGCTGTGGGCGCGGCTCGCCGCGGACGCCGACGTACGGGCCGAGGTCCACGAGGTCGCCCGCCTGTTCGGTCTCGATCGGCACCTGGGCAGGCCGGCCCGAACCCTGCCCCAGGGCGACAAGAAGCTCCTCGACGTCGCCAGCGCGTTCGCGCTGCATCCGGACATCATCCTGCTGGACGAGCCGACCTCGGGCGTGAGCACCGGCGACAAGCACCTGATCATGGAGACGCTCGTGAGCGCGGCCCGGCGAATCGGCATCCAGGCCATCGTGCAGGTCGAGCACGACATGGATATCGTCTTCGGCTACTCGGACCGGATCGTGGCCCTGCACGAGGGCCGCGTGCTCGCCGACGGCCCGCCCGAGCGCATTCGGGCCGACGCCCAGGTCGTCGCCACCGTGCTGGGCCGCACGGAGCCGCACGCGCCTGGAGCAGCCCACCCGCGGTCCGACCCGAGCGCGCGTCACCCGCTCCAATAA
- a CDS encoding ATP-binding cassette domain-containing protein, translating to MLEVRDLTVDIQASRVLRGIRLEVSQHELVCLVGRNGAGKTTALRTIMGYLRPAAGAITFRGESLVGLPTHAIAARGIGFAPEESEVFGDLTVAENIEIATWTRPTGRPPAERVERAYHVFPRLRGYATRGGTQLSGGERKMLSVARALALDPHLLLLDEPFEGLSPAIIPLITASISDIARLGVAILIAESNVHHVPEHATRLYVIERGEIIFAGKPQDARRDPTVLRIIGGGP from the coding sequence ATGCTCGAGGTGCGGGACCTCACCGTGGACATCCAGGCCAGCCGGGTCCTGCGCGGCATCCGTCTGGAAGTGAGCCAGCACGAGCTGGTCTGCCTGGTGGGGCGCAACGGCGCCGGCAAGACGACCGCGCTGCGGACGATCATGGGGTATCTGCGGCCGGCCGCCGGCGCCATCACGTTCCGGGGCGAGAGCCTGGTCGGGCTGCCCACGCACGCCATCGCCGCGCGCGGCATCGGCTTCGCTCCCGAGGAGAGCGAAGTGTTCGGAGACCTCACAGTGGCCGAGAACATCGAGATCGCCACGTGGACGCGGCCGACGGGGCGCCCGCCCGCGGAGCGCGTCGAGCGGGCCTACCACGTGTTCCCCCGACTGCGGGGGTACGCCACCCGGGGCGGCACGCAGCTGTCCGGGGGCGAGCGCAAGATGCTGTCGGTGGCGCGCGCCCTGGCGCTGGATCCGCACCTCTTGTTGCTCGACGAGCCGTTCGAAGGCCTGTCCCCGGCCATCATCCCGCTCATCACCGCCTCGATCTCGGACATCGCCCGGCTCGGCGTGGCCATTCTCATCGCCGAGTCCAACGTCCACCACGTGCCCGAGCACGCCACCCGCTTGTACGTCATCGAGCGCGGCGAGATCATCTTTGCCGGCAAGCCGCAGGACGCCCGGCGCGACCCGACCGTCCTGCGCATCATCGGAGGAGGACCCTGA
- a CDS encoding methionine synthase — MPSLPLIPTAVVGSHGKPGWWFTVVKAYEAGEAGPADVEEMFDDAADTAIRDMERAGIDIITDGEVRRLDGYVDSYYAIIKGIRPLPVRRKLGPWGYDQQTRYEAVGPIETPPGGLGIVKEFEYLRARTTRATKATCAGPLTFGSRILPGTVYAGVVDIAERFADVINAELQALAAAGADFIQIDEPARGNVTGEEMARLFNRATEGVRARLAFHICFGNRYGRSRFARTYAPYFPGLLKARADQFVLEFAGRELSELELWKQYGDGRQLGAGVIDVKGFEQDTAEDVARRIRRVLHVCPAERLTVNPDCGFGWSPRSMCNQKLRALAAGAALVRKELGVTG; from the coding sequence ATGCCATCCCTGCCGCTGATTCCCACCGCCGTCGTCGGCTCCCACGGCAAGCCCGGCTGGTGGTTCACCGTGGTGAAGGCCTACGAGGCCGGCGAGGCCGGCCCCGCCGATGTCGAGGAGATGTTCGATGACGCCGCCGACACCGCCATCCGTGACATGGAGCGGGCCGGCATCGATATCATCACCGACGGCGAGGTGCGCCGGCTCGACGGCTACGTCGACTCCTACTACGCCATCATCAAGGGCATCCGCCCGCTGCCGGTCCGCCGCAAGCTGGGGCCCTGGGGCTACGATCAGCAGACGCGCTACGAGGCGGTCGGGCCCATCGAAACGCCGCCCGGCGGCCTGGGCATCGTCAAGGAGTTCGAGTACCTGCGCGCCCGCACCACGCGGGCGACCAAGGCCACCTGCGCCGGACCCCTCACCTTCGGGTCGCGGATCCTCCCGGGCACGGTGTACGCGGGGGTCGTCGATATCGCCGAGCGCTTCGCCGACGTCATCAACGCCGAGCTGCAGGCGCTCGCGGCCGCTGGCGCCGACTTCATCCAGATCGACGAGCCGGCCCGCGGCAACGTGACCGGGGAGGAGATGGCCCGGCTCTTCAACCGGGCCACCGAGGGCGTCCGGGCCCGGCTGGCCTTTCACATCTGCTTCGGCAACCGCTACGGGCGCTCCCGCTTCGCCCGGACGTACGCGCCGTACTTCCCGGGCCTCCTGAAGGCGCGCGCCGACCAGTTCGTGCTGGAGTTCGCCGGCCGGGAGCTCAGCGAGCTCGAGCTGTGGAAGCAGTACGGCGACGGACGCCAGCTGGGCGCCGGCGTCATCGACGTCAAGGGCTTCGAGCAAGACACGGCCGAGGATGTGGCGCGGCGGATCCGTCGCGTCCTGCACGTGTGTCCGGCCGAGCGGCTGACCGTCAATCCGGATTGCGGCTTCGGCTGGTCGCCGCGGTCCATGTGCAATCAGAAGCTACGCGCGCTCGCCGCCGGCGCCGCCCTCGTGAGGAAGGAGCTGGGCGTCACCGGTTGA
- a CDS encoding response regulator: protein MARTPATVPAILVVDDDRRLADMLAKILAAEGHRVDTADNGRAALSQLARRDYDVIITDVRMPELDGFGLYREVERRWPALLPRVIFITGDSTNPDTQRFLARIGAPALHKPFDLDDIHRTVREALARRR, encoded by the coding sequence ATGGCGCGCACGCCCGCCACGGTTCCCGCAATCCTCGTCGTGGACGACGACCGTCGGCTCGCCGACATGCTGGCCAAGATCCTCGCCGCTGAGGGCCATCGCGTCGACACGGCCGACAACGGGCGCGCCGCCCTGAGCCAGCTGGCCCGGCGCGATTACGACGTGATCATCACCGACGTCCGCATGCCCGAGCTCGACGGGTTCGGGCTATACCGCGAGGTGGAGCGACGCTGGCCGGCGCTGCTGCCGCGCGTCATCTTCATCACGGGGGACTCCACCAATCCCGATACCCAGCGGTTCCTGGCCCGCATCGGCGCTCCGGCCCTGCACAAGCCCTTCGACCTCGACGACATCCACCGCACGGTGCGGGAGGCCCTCGCGCGACGTCGCTAA
- a CDS encoding CoA transferase — protein sequence MALPLEGLIVADLTQNVAGPFCTQILGDMGADVIKIEPPGRGDDARAWAPPYWGDESATFLSLNRNKRSLALDVKASGGLEVLRRLVARADVFVQSLRAGVVARLGLDFAGAGALNPRLVYCSITAFGTRGPLRDLPGYDPMMQAYGGLMSVNGHPGQEPARVGTSIVDMGTGMWAALGIVAGLRQREATGRAVEVTTALFDTALMWVCYHVMGYLGSGTVPTPQGSSTAMIAPYQAFPAADGHVMIAAGSDAIFARLAQALGAPELAADERFRDNPGRVRHRAVLVDALSARTRERKVADLVHALRRHGVPAAPVLAIDAVLAEPHTRESGILVTATHPRLGELTGVGLPIQWDGRRPDVRRAPPGLGQDSEDVLTWLGYTRDDVRGLRSQRVIV from the coding sequence GTGGCCCTGCCACTGGAAGGCCTGATCGTCGCCGATCTCACCCAGAACGTCGCCGGCCCCTTCTGCACCCAGATCCTGGGGGACATGGGCGCGGACGTGATCAAGATCGAGCCCCCGGGGCGCGGTGATGACGCCCGGGCCTGGGCTCCCCCGTACTGGGGCGACGAGAGCGCGACCTTTCTGAGCCTCAACCGCAACAAGCGCAGCCTGGCCCTCGACGTCAAAGCCTCGGGCGGTCTGGAGGTGCTGCGGCGGCTGGTCGCGCGCGCCGACGTCTTCGTGCAGAGCCTGCGGGCCGGGGTGGTGGCCCGGCTGGGGCTCGACTTCGCCGGCGCCGGCGCGCTCAACCCGCGGCTCGTGTACTGCTCGATCACGGCGTTCGGCACCCGGGGCCCGTTGCGCGACCTGCCCGGCTACGACCCGATGATGCAGGCCTACGGCGGGCTCATGTCGGTCAACGGTCATCCCGGGCAGGAGCCGGCTCGCGTCGGGACCTCCATCGTCGACATGGGCACGGGCATGTGGGCGGCGCTGGGCATCGTGGCCGGCCTGCGCCAGCGGGAGGCGACGGGACGCGCCGTGGAGGTCACCACCGCGCTGTTCGACACCGCGCTCATGTGGGTCTGCTATCACGTCATGGGCTATCTCGGCTCCGGCACGGTGCCCACGCCCCAGGGATCGAGCACGGCGATGATCGCGCCGTACCAGGCGTTCCCCGCCGCCGACGGTCACGTGATGATCGCCGCCGGCTCCGACGCCATCTTCGCCCGCCTGGCCCAGGCCCTGGGGGCGCCGGAGCTGGCCGCCGACGAGCGGTTCCGCGACAATCCCGGCCGCGTTCGCCACCGCGCGGTCCTCGTCGACGCGCTCTCCGCGCGCACCCGCGAGCGCAAGGTCGCCGACCTGGTGCACGCGCTCCGACGTCATGGCGTCCCCGCGGCGCCGGTCCTCGCCATCGACGCCGTCCTGGCCGAGCCGCACACCCGCGAGAGCGGGATCCTGGTGACCGCGACGCACCCCCGCCTGGGTGAGCTCACCGGCGTGGGGCTTCCCATCCAGTGGGACGGTCGCCGCCCCGACGTGCGGCGGGCGCCGCCCGGCCTGGGCCAGGACAGCGAGGACGTCCTGACCTGGCTCGGCTACACGCGCGACGACGTGCGCGGGCTCCGCAGCCAGCGCGTCATCGTATGA
- a CDS encoding enoyl-CoA hydratase-related protein — protein MTYRHLLVDRTDDGYVATVTLNRPEQMNALNTAMGEDLLACFQALARDAQVRSVVLTGAGDRAFCAGGDLKERNAMTDEAWRAQHVIFEQAAFAVLRCPVPVIAAVEGFALAGGCELAVLADFIVASETAVFGVPETTLGIFPGIGGTQLLPRLLGAPLAKELIFTGRRMKADEAKATGLINHLVPRGQARALALELATTIAGNGPVAVRQAKKAIAYGLETDLDTAMILAIEAYNATVLTEDRREGVRAFNEKRKPQFKGR, from the coding sequence ATGACCTATCGTCACCTGCTGGTGGACCGCACGGACGATGGGTATGTGGCGACGGTCACGCTGAATCGGCCCGAGCAGATGAACGCGCTGAACACGGCCATGGGGGAAGACCTCCTGGCGTGCTTCCAGGCGCTGGCCCGGGATGCCCAGGTCCGGTCGGTCGTCCTCACCGGCGCCGGCGATCGCGCCTTCTGCGCCGGCGGCGATCTCAAAGAGCGCAACGCGATGACCGACGAGGCCTGGCGGGCCCAGCACGTCATCTTCGAGCAGGCCGCCTTCGCGGTGCTGCGCTGTCCCGTGCCCGTCATCGCCGCCGTGGAAGGCTTCGCGCTGGCCGGCGGCTGCGAGCTGGCCGTGCTCGCGGACTTCATCGTGGCCAGCGAGACGGCCGTCTTCGGGGTGCCGGAAACCACGCTCGGCATCTTTCCCGGCATTGGCGGCACCCAGCTCCTGCCCCGCCTGCTGGGGGCGCCGCTGGCCAAAGAGCTGATCTTCACGGGGCGGCGGATGAAGGCCGACGAGGCCAAGGCGACCGGTCTCATCAACCACCTCGTGCCCCGCGGCCAGGCCCGAGCGCTGGCCCTGGAGCTGGCGACGACCATCGCGGGCAACGGTCCCGTCGCCGTGCGCCAGGCCAAGAAGGCGATCGCCTACGGGCTGGAGACCGATCTCGACACGGCCATGATCCTGGCCATCGAGGCCTACAACGCCACCGTCCTCACCGAGGACCGCCGGGAAGGCGTGCGGGCGTTCAACGAAAAACGCAAGCCGCAGTTCAAAGGAAGGTAG
- a CDS encoding acyl-CoA dehydrogenase family protein, giving the protein MAVINLTLTDEQRALRDGVAEICKRYPGEYWRALDARREYPETFVDDLTKAGYLAALIPEAYGGAGLGIIEGSLILETIHASGGNAAACHAQMYIMGTLLRHGSEAQKRAHLPKIASGELRLQAFGVTEPNAGSDTTKLQTTAVRRGDRYVVNGQKMFISRVQQSDLMLLLARTTPVDQVRRKTEGLSVFLVDIRGIKGLEVRPLRMMMNHSTNALFFDNMEVPATALIGEEGKGFAYILDGMNAERILVASESIGDGRWFVDKAAAYSGQRVLFGQPIGANQGVQFPIARAHMAVEAAALMRNKAAALFDAGEPCGPEANMAKFLAAEAAWEAGNACIDCHGGYGYAEEYDVERKFRECRLYKTAPVNNNLVLAYIGEHVLGMPRSY; this is encoded by the coding sequence ATGGCGGTGATCAACCTCACCCTCACGGACGAGCAGCGGGCCCTGCGCGACGGCGTGGCCGAGATCTGCAAGCGCTATCCGGGCGAATACTGGCGGGCGCTCGACGCCCGCCGCGAGTATCCCGAGACCTTCGTCGACGACCTCACCAAGGCCGGGTATCTGGCCGCCCTCATCCCCGAGGCGTACGGCGGCGCCGGCCTGGGGATCATCGAGGGCAGCCTCATCCTCGAGACGATCCACGCCAGCGGGGGCAACGCCGCCGCCTGTCATGCCCAGATGTACATCATGGGCACCCTGCTGCGGCACGGCAGCGAGGCCCAGAAGCGGGCCCACCTGCCGAAGATCGCCAGCGGGGAGCTGCGCCTGCAGGCCTTCGGCGTTACCGAGCCCAACGCCGGCTCGGACACCACCAAGCTGCAGACCACTGCCGTGCGCCGCGGCGATCGTTACGTGGTCAACGGCCAGAAGATGTTCATCTCGCGCGTGCAGCAGTCCGATCTCATGCTGCTGCTGGCCCGCACCACGCCCGTCGACCAGGTCAGGCGCAAGACCGAAGGCTTGTCGGTGTTCCTCGTCGACATCCGGGGCATCAAGGGCCTCGAGGTCCGCCCACTGCGCATGATGATGAACCACTCCACCAACGCGCTGTTCTTCGACAACATGGAAGTCCCGGCCACGGCGCTCATCGGCGAGGAAGGCAAGGGCTTCGCCTACATCCTGGACGGCATGAACGCCGAGCGGATCCTGGTGGCCTCGGAGTCCATCGGGGACGGTCGCTGGTTCGTGGACAAGGCGGCGGCCTACTCGGGCCAGCGCGTGCTGTTCGGCCAGCCCATCGGGGCCAACCAGGGCGTGCAGTTCCCCATCGCCCGGGCCCACATGGCGGTGGAAGCGGCTGCGCTCATGCGCAACAAGGCGGCCGCGCTCTTCGACGCGGGCGAGCCCTGCGGCCCCGAGGCCAACATGGCCAAGTTCCTGGCCGCCGAGGCGGCCTGGGAGGCCGGCAACGCGTGCATCGACTGCCACGGCGGCTACGGCTACGCCGAGGAGTACGACGTGGAGCGCAAGTTCCGCGAGTGCCGTCTCTACAAGACGGCCCCGGTCAACAACAACCTGGTGCTGGCCTACATCGGCGAGCACGTGCTCGGCATGCCGCGCTCGTACTGA